The Novosphingobium terrae genome has a window encoding:
- a CDS encoding class I SAM-dependent methyltransferase: MSDLLIHSMSEFSSLIVEGLELAQVRNIVEIGAEFGGMSSILADHCGKAGGHFTTIDPSPKQEFIDWVAQHPHVTHLAAPSLEVMEDLEQVDAWVIDGDHNYYTVINELRRADRASRRDGRPLLAFLHDIGWPCARRDFYYAPERIPAEHRQPFSHDVGVTLGYAGSLPGQGFRGHGSFAWALQAGGAGNGVLTAVEDFIAEVEQDGTRMMCFANVPAVFGLGVLFDASAPWGDALAQLLGPYHDNELIRKLEINRLRNYLAVIELQDQRAG, from the coding sequence ATGAGCGACCTTCTCATTCATTCGATGAGTGAATTTTCCAGCCTGATCGTGGAAGGGCTGGAACTGGCGCAGGTTCGCAACATCGTGGAGATCGGCGCTGAATTCGGCGGCATGTCCAGCATTCTGGCCGATCATTGCGGCAAGGCCGGGGGCCATTTCACCACCATTGATCCTTCCCCCAAGCAGGAGTTCATCGACTGGGTGGCGCAGCATCCCCATGTCACCCATCTGGCCGCGCCCAGTCTGGAGGTGATGGAGGATCTGGAGCAGGTCGATGCGTGGGTGATCGATGGCGACCACAATTACTACACTGTGATCAATGAATTACGCCGGGCCGATCGCGCATCGCGGCGTGACGGTCGTCCGCTGCTGGCCTTTCTGCATGATATTGGTTGGCCCTGCGCGCGCCGCGATTTCTATTATGCGCCCGAACGCATCCCTGCCGAGCATCGCCAGCCCTTTAGCCATGATGTGGGGGTGACGTTGGGCTATGCCGGGTCTCTGCCGGGACAGGGCTTTCGTGGGCATGGCTCTTTCGCCTGGGCCCTGCAGGCGGGCGGAGCGGGCAATGGCGTGCTTACCGCTGTGGAAGATTTCATCGCCGAGGTTGAGCAGGACGGCACGCGCATGATGTGCTTTGCCAATGTCCCTGCGGTGTTCGGGCTGGGTGTGCTGTTCGATGCCTCGGCGCCCTGGGGCGATGCGCTGGCTCAGCTGCTGGGGCCTTATCATGACAATGAGCTGATCCGTAAGCTGGAGATCAACCGGCTGCGCAACTATCTGGCGGTGATCGAGCTGCAGGATCAGCGGGCGGGCTGA
- a CDS encoding tyrosine recombinase, translating to MIASAIDAFIAMLAAERGAALNTLAAYRRDLDGAREILGPLESATPAALTSLGEHWAELAPSSLARKASALRQFYGFLVDEGLRDDDPSSALPRPVTRRPLPRLMGHGDVEAMFATAEKEAEGDSPSALRTLAALELLYGSGLRATELVSLPLRSVPRDAPLLTLTGKGGVQRMVPVSTRARHVLSRWLAVRGANPKEAESRFLFPSRGEKGHLTRIRLFQLLRDLALRAGLDPSRVSPHVLRHAFATHLLEGGADLRVLQMLLGHADISTTQIYTHVDAARLVALVNARHPLAQKV from the coding sequence ATTATCGCCTCCGCCATCGACGCCTTTATCGCCATGCTGGCCGCCGAAAGGGGGGCGGCGCTGAACACTCTGGCCGCCTATCGCCGCGATCTGGATGGCGCGCGCGAAATCCTGGGGCCTTTGGAAAGCGCCACGCCTGCCGCGCTGACCTCTCTTGGCGAGCATTGGGCCGAGCTGGCGCCGTCTTCGCTGGCGCGCAAGGCTTCGGCTTTGCGGCAGTTCTACGGATTCCTTGTCGATGAGGGGTTGCGTGACGACGATCCGTCCTCAGCCCTGCCGCGTCCTGTCACCCGCCGCCCTTTGCCGCGCCTGATGGGCCATGGCGATGTGGAGGCGATGTTTGCCACCGCCGAAAAGGAGGCGGAAGGTGACAGCCCTTCGGCCTTGCGCACGCTGGCGGCTTTGGAACTGCTTTATGGATCCGGTTTGCGCGCCACCGAACTGGTCAGCCTGCCATTGCGTTCCGTGCCGCGCGACGCGCCTCTGCTGACGCTAACCGGCAAGGGTGGGGTGCAGCGCATGGTGCCGGTCTCGACCCGCGCGCGCCATGTGCTGTCGCGCTGGCTGGCGGTGCGGGGGGCGAATCCCAAGGAGGCCGAATCGCGCTTCCTCTTCCCCTCGCGCGGGGAGAAGGGGCATCTGACGCGGATTCGCCTGTTCCAGCTGTTGCGCGATCTGGCGCTGCGGGCAGGGCTCGATCCTTCGCGGGTGTCGCCGCACGTGTTGCGCCATGCCTTTGCCACCCATTTGCTGGAAGGTGGGGCGGATTTGCGCGTGTTGCAGATGCTGCTGGGGCATGCGGATATTTCGACCACGCAGATCTACACGCATGTCGATGCGGCGCGGTTGGTGGCTTTGGTGAATGCGCGGCATCCGTTGGCGCAGAAGGTTTGA
- the lepB gene encoding signal peptidase I — protein sequence MTDTANQGSTPVSSEKSAPAGKKPQEEENFFVFLIKLVIIVAVFRSFIFSPFTIPSESMLPGLVNGDYLLAAKWPYGFSSYSLPFGAPLLPKRVLAHQPHRGDVVIFKAPPTNDQDWIKRVIGLPGDTVQMIGGVLYLNGKAIPKVKIEDFEIAVSGNTHCYTPAFAATRKDGTPVCRYPQYRETLPGDDGRPAKDIKVLDFGPEKHDPVPGFDADNTPPYMVPEGKLFLMGDDRDNSMDSRFTTLDGGIGMVPQDNLVGRATIMMWSTDGSASWYKPWTWFTATRWSRIGNTF from the coding sequence ATGACCGACACCGCCAATCAGGGCTCCACGCCCGTCAGCTCCGAAAAATCCGCTCCGGCGGGCAAAAAGCCTCAGGAAGAAGAGAATTTCTTCGTTTTCCTGATCAAGCTGGTGATCATCGTGGCGGTGTTCCGCAGCTTTATCTTCTCGCCTTTCACCATCCCCAGCGAATCGATGCTGCCCGGTCTGGTTAATGGCGACTATCTGCTAGCGGCCAAATGGCCCTATGGTTTTTCCAGCTATTCGCTGCCCTTTGGCGCCCCGCTGCTGCCCAAGCGCGTGCTGGCCCATCAGCCCCATCGCGGCGATGTGGTGATCTTCAAGGCCCCGCCGACCAACGATCAGGACTGGATCAAGCGCGTGATCGGCCTGCCGGGCGATACGGTGCAGATGATCGGCGGCGTGCTGTATCTCAATGGCAAGGCCATCCCCAAGGTGAAGATCGAGGATTTCGAGATCGCCGTCTCGGGCAACACTCATTGCTACACCCCCGCCTTTGCCGCCACCCGCAAGGATGGCACGCCGGTCTGCCGCTATCCGCAATACCGCGAGACGCTGCCGGGTGACGATGGCCGCCCCGCCAAGGACATCAAGGTGCTGGATTTCGGGCCCGAGAAGCACGATCCGGTCCCCGGCTTCGATGCCGACAACACCCCGCCCTATATGGTGCCCGAGGGCAAGCTGTTCCTGATGGGTGACGACCGCGACAATTCGATGGACAGCCGCTTCACCACGCTGGACGGCGGCATCGGCATGGTCCCGCAGGACAATCTGGTGGGCCGCGCCACGATCATGATGTGGTCGACCGATGGCAGCGCCTCGTGGTACAAGCCATGGACCTGGTTCACGGCCACGCGCTGGAGCCGCATCGGGAACACCTTTTGA
- a CDS encoding alpha/beta hydrolase family protein: MRTIKTALAGIMVCTLGWGSPGLAEQAPAAASPTTAPATTSAAPAAPAGPLTAADFAALPFAEGVRLSPNGEWVAGLFGQGEERRVCAISLFDTKAKRSCIGVPDRMEAHSIRWINDDSFIVHITAQVSVQGSLWYVSRLASFNRTTGKLKMLMWDLAGQNADDVIWTARDGSPYALVGAQESIYTGDEFWPSIFRVNVDTGAREKVLKGRDGVMGWVADGNGLVRLGYGYNDERRSSRLYYRGESGGQFRTIDRADQRRRESTITPMGFIPGGNHALVVHADDKGNSTLFESDLDPIKDVKPLYTAPEGSWIDDVTLAADGQTPLAVSLRGRLQKDVWIDTELAGLQANFDKAVGSRRARIASFSRDRKRMLVLVDLPESPGALYFYDTDVGTMQRIALMNDHLGSRALSPVRMVTYRARDNLEIEAVVTTPKGKEGRKLPVIVMPHGGPWSHDTLDYDYWAQFLANKGYLVIQPNFRGSTGYGESFERRGEGQLGLAMQDDLNDALDWAVKQGLADGKRACIMGASYGGYAAMWGAARDPDLWRCAISIAGVASLRREVNDMGDHALNENSNRDAWTRMTPDFPAVSPINAVDRIKAPMLLIHGKKDVRVDIGQSNAMAAKMRAAGKNVELVQIPLADHYFTRAPDRLTLLTSVETFLAKYNPAD, translated from the coding sequence ATGCGAACAATCAAGACGGCTCTGGCCGGGATTATGGTCTGCACCCTGGGCTGGGGCAGCCCGGGTCTGGCGGAGCAGGCGCCGGCTGCGGCTTCTCCGACGACGGCTCCAGCGACGACAAGCGCCGCGCCTGCCGCGCCCGCCGGCCCTTTAACCGCCGCCGATTTCGCCGCTTTGCCCTTTGCCGAGGGCGTGCGCCTTTCGCCCAATGGCGAATGGGTGGCGGGTCTGTTCGGGCAGGGCGAGGAGCGCCGCGTCTGCGCCATCAGCCTCTTCGACACCAAGGCCAAGCGCTCCTGCATCGGTGTGCCCGACAGGATGGAGGCCCATTCGATCCGCTGGATCAATGATGACAGCTTCATCGTCCACATCACCGCGCAGGTCTCGGTGCAGGGCAGCCTGTGGTATGTCTCGCGCCTCGCGTCCTTCAACCGCACCACAGGCAAGCTCAAGATGCTGATGTGGGATCTGGCGGGCCAGAATGCCGACGATGTGATCTGGACCGCGCGTGACGGCAGCCCCTACGCACTGGTGGGCGCTCAGGAATCGATCTACACCGGCGATGAGTTCTGGCCCTCGATCTTCCGCGTCAATGTCGACACCGGCGCGCGCGAAAAGGTGCTCAAGGGGCGCGACGGCGTGATGGGCTGGGTGGCCGATGGCAATGGTCTGGTCCGTCTGGGCTATGGCTACAATGATGAGCGGCGCAGCAGCCGCCTCTATTATCGCGGCGAAAGCGGCGGCCAGTTCCGCACCATCGACCGGGCCGACCAGCGCCGTCGCGAATCCACCATCACGCCGATGGGCTTTATCCCGGGCGGCAATCACGCGCTGGTGGTTCATGCCGATGACAAGGGCAACAGCACCCTGTTCGAATCCGATCTCGACCCGATCAAGGATGTGAAGCCGCTCTACACCGCGCCCGAAGGCAGCTGGATCGATGATGTGACTCTCGCCGCCGATGGCCAGACCCCGCTGGCCGTCAGCCTGCGGGGGCGGCTGCAGAAGGATGTCTGGATCGATACCGAACTGGCTGGGCTTCAGGCCAATTTCGACAAGGCCGTGGGCAGCCGGCGCGCGCGCATCGCCAGCTTCAGCCGTGATCGCAAGCGGATGCTGGTTCTGGTGGATCTGCCCGAATCGCCCGGGGCGCTCTATTTCTACGATACCGATGTGGGCACGATGCAGCGCATCGCCCTGATGAACGATCATCTGGGCAGCCGTGCGCTTTCCCCGGTGAGGATGGTCACCTACCGCGCGCGCGACAATCTGGAGATCGAAGCGGTTGTCACCACGCCCAAGGGCAAGGAGGGCAGGAAACTGCCCGTCATCGTCATGCCGCATGGCGGCCCCTGGTCGCATGACACGCTGGATTACGATTATTGGGCGCAGTTCCTGGCCAATAAGGGCTATCTGGTGATCCAGCCCAATTTCCGCGGCTCGACCGGCTATGGTGAAAGTTTCGAGCGGCGCGGCGAGGGGCAATTGGGCCTCGCCATGCAGGATGACCTCAATGATGCGCTCGACTGGGCGGTGAAGCAGGGGCTGGCCGATGGCAAGCGCGCCTGCATCATGGGCGCGTCCTATGGCGGCTATGCGGCGATGTGGGGCGCGGCGCGCGATCCCGATCTGTGGCGCTGCGCAATCTCCATCGCGGGCGTGGCCAGCCTGAGGCGCGAGGTCAACGACATGGGCGATCACGCGTTGAACGAAAACAGCAACCGCGATGCCTGGACGCGCATGACGCCCGATTTCCCCGCCGTTTCGCCGATCAATGCGGTGGATCGCATCAAGGCGCCGATGCTGCTGATCCATGGCAAGAAGGATGTTCGGGTGGACATCGGCCAGTCCAACGCCATGGCGGCGAAAATGCGCGCGGCGGGCAAGAATGTGGAGTTGGTGCAGATCCCGCTGGCCGATCATTATTTCACCCGCGCGCCGGATCGGCTGACCTTGCTGACCTCGGTCGAGACCTTTCTCGCCAAATATAACCCTGCGGACTGA
- the aroB gene encoding 3-dehydroquinate synthase, with translation MQTIPVDIAGRPYEVRVGQGLLADVAGQCGARLRKPVVPIVTDANVHTAWGAAVEASLAGAGKQAAWRILPAGESTKSWDNLIAVVNWLLELEVERGDHIIALGGGVIGDLTGFAASILKRGCHFVQIPTTLLAQVDSSVGGKTAINAPAGKNLVGAFHQPSLVLADLDALNTLPLRELRAGYAEVVKYGLLGDAAFFDWCEENAPAILTGDLAAREYAVAQSVRAKAAIVAQDEFETTGLRALLNLGHTFGHALEAETGFSDRLLHGEGVALGMVLAARFSARRGLMESADAERIARHIAAMGLPSEVRDLGLNVSGAHLAAHMLHDKKVDAGRLAFLLMRGIGQAFLTKDVTLDEVSAFLAEQLEG, from the coding sequence ATGCAAACCATCCCTGTCGATATCGCTGGCCGCCCCTATGAGGTGCGCGTGGGGCAAGGTCTGCTGGCCGATGTGGCCGGGCAATGCGGCGCGCGGCTGCGCAAGCCTGTCGTGCCGATCGTCACCGATGCCAATGTGCATACGGCATGGGGCGCGGCGGTTGAGGCCTCTCTGGCGGGCGCTGGCAAGCAGGCGGCATGGCGCATCCTGCCCGCTGGTGAGAGCACCAAGAGCTGGGACAATCTGATCGCCGTGGTCAACTGGCTGCTGGAACTTGAGGTCGAGCGCGGCGACCATATCATTGCGCTGGGCGGCGGCGTGATCGGTGATCTGACCGGCTTTGCGGCATCGATCCTGAAGCGCGGCTGCCATTTCGTGCAGATTCCCACCACCCTGCTGGCTCAAGTCGATTCGAGCGTGGGCGGCAAGACGGCGATCAACGCGCCTGCGGGCAAGAACCTTGTCGGCGCCTTCCACCAGCCCAGCCTTGTGCTCGCCGATCTGGATGCGCTGAACACCCTGCCCCTGCGCGAATTGCGCGCCGGTTACGCCGAAGTCGTGAAATACGGCCTGCTGGGTGACGCCGCCTTCTTCGATTGGTGCGAGGAAAACGCCCCCGCCATCCTCACCGGCGATCTGGCTGCGCGCGAATATGCCGTGGCGCAATCGGTACGCGCCAAGGCCGCCATTGTCGCGCAGGACGAATTCGAGACCACCGGCCTGCGCGCTTTGCTCAATCTGGGCCACACCTTCGGCCACGCGTTGGAGGCTGAGACCGGCTTCTCCGACCGCCTGCTCCATGGCGAGGGCGTGGCGCTGGGCATGGTGCTGGCTGCCCGCTTCTCCGCCCGTCGCGGCCTGATGGAGAGCGCCGATGCCGAGCGCATCGCCCGCCACATCGCCGCCATGGGCCTGCCCTCCGAGGTGCGCGATCTGGGGCTCAATGTCTCGGGCGCGCATCTGGCGGCCCATATGCTGCATGACAAGAAGGTCGACGCCGGGCGCCTCGCCTTCCTGCTGATGCGCGGCATCGGTCAGGCCTTCCTGACCAAGGATGTGACTTTGGATGAGGTTTCCGCGTTTCTGGCGGAGCAGTTGGAGGGCTGA
- the gorA gene encoding glutathione-disulfide reductase → MTEAFDYDLFVIGAGSGGVRASRIAASHGARVAVAEEFRVGGTCVIRGCVPKKLLVYASHFAHGLEDAAGFGWSIEGKQFDWGKLRDFVASDVDRLERAYTNTLDNNKVDHFHERASVAGPNLVRLASGREISAKHILIAVGAWPVMPDFPGNEHAITSNEVFHLESFPKRVVIQGAGYIAMEFAGIFNALGAKVTVVNRSNRILRGYDDDLTERLMGMTEKRGIEYRFDSPICGIEKQADGSFVVSLAGHDPVEADVVLVATGRRPKTPGLGLEEAGVTLGGNGEVIVDDYGQTSVPSIHAVGDVTDRVQLTPVAIREGHAFADTVFGGKPRTTAYDAIPSAVFSQPPLAAVGLTEMQARETGAEIKVFTSDFRPMSNMFSTQVERGYYKLVVDAASDKVIGIHMISPEAPEILQAAAIAVKAGLTKADFDATMALHPSMSEELVLMR, encoded by the coding sequence ATGACCGAAGCCTTCGACTACGACCTGTTTGTGATTGGCGCCGGGTCGGGCGGGGTGCGCGCCAGCCGCATCGCCGCCAGCCATGGCGCCCGCGTGGCCGTGGCCGAGGAATTCCGCGTTGGCGGCACCTGCGTGATCCGGGGCTGCGTGCCCAAGAAGCTGCTGGTTTACGCCTCGCATTTCGCCCATGGGCTGGAAGACGCCGCCGGTTTCGGCTGGAGCATCGAGGGGAAGCAGTTCGACTGGGGCAAGCTGCGCGATTTCGTCGCCAGCGATGTCGACCGGCTGGAGCGCGCCTATACGAACACGCTCGACAACAACAAGGTCGATCATTTCCATGAGCGCGCCAGCGTGGCGGGGCCCAATTTGGTGCGCCTTGCCTCGGGCCGCGAAATCAGCGCGAAGCACATACTGATCGCCGTGGGCGCCTGGCCGGTGATGCCGGACTTTCCCGGCAATGAGCATGCCATCACCTCCAATGAGGTGTTCCATCTGGAAAGCTTCCCCAAGCGCGTGGTGATTCAGGGCGCGGGTTATATCGCCATGGAATTCGCCGGGATCTTCAACGCGCTGGGAGCGAAGGTGACGGTGGTCAACCGCTCCAACCGCATCCTGCGCGGCTATGACGACGATCTGACCGAGCGCCTGATGGGCATGACCGAAAAGCGCGGCATCGAATACCGTTTCGACAGCCCGATCTGCGGCATCGAAAAGCAGGCCGATGGCTCTTTTGTGGTGTCGCTGGCCGGACATGATCCGGTTGAGGCCGATGTGGTGCTGGTCGCCACCGGGCGCCGCCCCAAGACCCCGGGTCTGGGGCTGGAAGAGGCCGGCGTGACGCTGGGCGGCAATGGCGAGGTGATCGTTGACGATTACGGCCAGACCTCGGTTCCCAGCATCCATGCCGTGGGCGATGTGACCGACCGCGTGCAGCTCACCCCCGTGGCCATCCGCGAGGGCCATGCCTTTGCCGACACCGTCTTCGGTGGCAAGCCCCGCACCACCGCCTATGATGCGATCCCCAGCGCGGTGTTCTCTCAGCCGCCGCTGGCCGCTGTGGGCCTCACCGAGATGCAGGCGCGCGAAACGGGCGCCGAGATCAAGGTCTTCACCAGCGATTTCCGCCCGATGAGCAACATGTTCTCCACGCAGGTGGAGCGCGGCTATTACAAGCTGGTCGTCGATGCGGCGAGCGACAAGGTGATCGGCATCCATATGATCAGCCCGGAAGCACCCGAAATCCTGCAGGCCGCCGCGATTGCGGTGAAGGCCGGCCTCACCAAGGCGGATTTCGATGCGACCATGGCGCTGCATCCCTCGATGTCGGAAGAGCTGGTGCTGATGCGCTAG
- the bioB gene encoding biotin synthase BioB, translated as MTDASCAPDVLGATTPRNDWTRAEIAALFDLPFTELVYRAAQIHRENHPANEVQLSTLLSIKTGGCVEDCGYCSQSVKADSGVKPTKLMEVQSVLQAAARAKDNGSSRFCMGAAWRNPKDRDMPAIIEMVKGVRGMGLETCMTLGMLTDHQADMLAEAGLDYYNHNIDTSPERYNDVITTRTMEDRLDTLGQVRRAGINVCSGGIVGMGETREDRVGFVHTLATLPSHPQSVPVNALVPVKGTVLGDMLADTPLAKIDDVEFVRTVAVARITMPLSMVRLSAGRESMSEMTQAMCFMAGANSIFTGDTLLTAPNAGDDKDGAMFARLGIKPMAITQTQADLDAERMPRGCAKLEAAE; from the coding sequence ATGACCGACGCCTCTTGCGCCCCTGACGTCCTTGGCGCGACCACGCCGCGCAACGACTGGACCCGCGCGGAAATCGCGGCGCTTTTCGACCTGCCCTTTACCGAGCTGGTCTATCGCGCGGCGCAGATCCATCGCGAGAATCATCCGGCCAATGAGGTGCAGCTTTCCACGCTGCTCTCGATCAAGACCGGCGGCTGCGTGGAAGATTGCGGCTATTGCAGCCAGAGCGTGAAGGCCGACAGCGGCGTGAAACCCACCAAGCTGATGGAAGTGCAGTCGGTGCTGCAAGCCGCTGCCCGCGCCAAGGACAATGGCTCCAGCCGTTTCTGCATGGGCGCGGCCTGGCGCAATCCCAAGGACCGCGACATGCCCGCCATCATCGAGATGGTGAAGGGCGTGCGCGGCATGGGCCTTGAAACCTGCATGACGCTGGGCATGCTGACCGACCATCAGGCCGATATGCTGGCCGAGGCGGGTCTGGATTACTATAACCACAACATCGACACCTCGCCCGAGCGTTACAACGATGTGATCACCACGCGCACGATGGAGGACCGGCTCGATACGCTGGGTCAGGTCCGCCGTGCAGGCATCAACGTGTGCAGCGGCGGGATCGTGGGCATGGGCGAAACGCGTGAAGACCGCGTGGGCTTCGTCCACACGCTGGCCACGCTGCCCAGCCATCCGCAGAGCGTGCCGGTGAATGCTCTGGTGCCGGTGAAGGGCACGGTGCTGGGCGATATGCTGGCCGATACGCCTCTGGCCAAGATCGACGATGTGGAGTTTGTGCGCACGGTGGCGGTGGCGCGGATCACCATGCCGCTTTCGATGGTGCGCCTGAGCGCGGGCCGCGAGAGCATGAGCGAGATGACTCAGGCGATGTGCTTCATGGCGGGCGCCAACAGCATCTTCACCGGCGACACGCTGCTGACGGCCCCGAATGCGGGCGATGACAAGGATGGTGCGATGTTCGCCCGCCTTGGCATCAAGCCGATGGCGATCACGCAGACTCAGGCCGATCTGGACGCCGAGCGGATGCCGCGCGGCTGCGCCAAGCTGGAAGCGGCTGAGTAA
- the pgi gene encoding glucose-6-phosphate isomerase — protein MAALWTQLADLPRPTLAELFARDEARVDTLTGRIELGEEAGGIRFDWSKTHLDAAHLDLFEKLAAAVDFNGQRKALFDGEKINVTEGRAAEHTAQRGVGRDSSVEEAMALHARMKSLVEAIHEGALGEVKYLIHIGIGGSALGPKLAIDALTRDGAKVDVHVVANIDGCAMEQAISRCDPATTLIAVASKTFTTTETMTNATSALNWLRENGVEDPYGRVVALTAYPEKAVEWGVDETRVLPFSESVGGRYSLWSSIGFPVALAIGWDEFVEFLEGAAAVDLHFRDTDGAANLPLRAAFADQLYTRLRGCQARACFAYDERMALLPFYLQQLEMESNGKSVKADGSPVDGPTAPITWGGVGTDAQHAVFQLLHQGTVITPIDFIASIAAGDDLDPAHHRILLMNCFAQGAALMAGKDATDKARAYAGDRPSATMLVDDLNPATLGALIAFHEHRTFANAALMQINPFDQFGVELGKEIAKSIEKGGARFDASTTALLEAAGLA, from the coding sequence ATCGCCGCCCTGTGGACCCAACTGGCGGATTTGCCGCGCCCCACGCTGGCCGAACTGTTCGCCAGGGACGAGGCCCGCGTCGACACGCTGACCGGGCGCATCGAACTGGGCGAGGAAGCCGGGGGCATCCGTTTCGACTGGTCCAAGACGCATCTGGACGCCGCGCATCTCGACCTGTTCGAAAAGCTCGCCGCTGCCGTCGATTTTAACGGCCAGCGCAAGGCTCTGTTCGATGGCGAGAAGATCAACGTCACTGAAGGTCGCGCTGCCGAGCACACCGCCCAGCGCGGCGTGGGCCGTGACAGCAGCGTGGAAGAGGCCATGGCGCTCCACGCCCGCATGAAGTCGCTGGTGGAAGCCATCCATGAGGGCGCGCTGGGCGAGGTCAAGTATCTGATCCACATCGGCATCGGTGGCTCGGCGCTGGGCCCCAAGCTGGCCATCGACGCGCTGACCCGCGACGGCGCCAAGGTGGATGTGCATGTTGTCGCCAACATCGATGGCTGCGCGATGGAGCAGGCTATCAGCCGCTGCGATCCCGCCACCACGCTGATCGCCGTCGCTTCCAAGACCTTCACCACCACCGAGACCATGACCAACGCCACCTCGGCGCTGAACTGGCTGCGCGAGAATGGTGTGGAGGACCCCTATGGTCGCGTCGTCGCGCTGACGGCCTATCCCGAAAAGGCCGTGGAATGGGGCGTGGATGAAACCCGCGTGCTGCCGTTCTCCGAGAGCGTCGGTGGCCGTTACTCGCTGTGGTCCTCGATCGGCTTCCCGGTGGCGCTGGCCATCGGTTGGGACGAGTTCGTGGAGTTCCTCGAAGGCGCCGCTGCCGTCGATCTGCATTTCCGCGATACCGATGGCGCCGCCAACCTGCCGCTGCGCGCCGCCTTTGCCGATCAGCTCTACACCCGCCTGCGCGGCTGTCAGGCCCGTGCCTGCTTCGCCTATGACGAGCGCATGGCGCTGCTGCCCTTCTATCTCCAGCAGTTGGAGATGGAATCGAACGGCAAGAGCGTGAAGGCCGATGGCTCGCCCGTCGATGGCCCCACCGCGCCGATCACCTGGGGTGGCGTGGGCACCGATGCTCAGCACGCCGTGTTCCAGCTGCTGCATCAGGGCACGGTCATCACGCCGATCGACTTCATCGCCAGCATCGCGGCGGGTGACGATCTGGACCCGGCGCATCACCGCATCCTGCTGATGAACTGCTTCGCGCAGGGCGCGGCGCTGATGGCGGGCAAGGACGCCACCGACAAGGCGCGCGCCTATGCCGGTGACCGCCCCAGCGCGACCATGCTGGTGGATGATCTCAACCCCGCCACGCTGGGCGCGCTGATCGCTTTCCATGAGCATCGCACCTTCGCCAATGCCGCGCTGATGCAGATCAACCCCTTCGACCAGTTCGGCGTGGAGCTGGGCAAGGAAATCGCCAAGTCCATCGAAAAGGGCGGCGCGCGTTTCGATGCCAGCACCACGGCTCTGCTGGAAGCGGCTGGTCTGGCCTAA
- a CDS encoding shikimate kinase, with protein MTMSNGLHGGDGPHKTQGKAVDEPARPHAPESADAGRIASILARIDRPVVLVGMMGVGKSSLGRKLASQLGAPFVDADDAIETSAQMTIPEIFATYGESFFRDGERRVIARLMGEGAPDEPRLKIIATGGGAFVNDATRALILRRGIAVWLDAELDTLVERTARKDNRPLLRGGNPRDILGRLKSEREPFYAQAPIHVVSGNMPHARTLTRVLAAIDQWLDAPTSPPAES; from the coding sequence ATGACGATGAGCAACGGGCTTCACGGCGGCGACGGGCCGCACAAAACGCAGGGTAAAGCCGTGGACGAACCCGCGCGCCCGCATGCGCCCGAATCGGCTGATGCGGGGCGCATCGCCTCGATTCTGGCGCGCATCGACCGTCCGGTGGTGCTGGTGGGCATGATGGGCGTGGGCAAGAGCAGCCTTGGCCGCAAGCTGGCCAGCCAGCTGGGCGCGCCTTTCGTGGATGCCGACGATGCCATCGAGACCTCGGCCCAGATGACCATCCCGGAAATCTTCGCCACCTATGGCGAAAGCTTCTTCCGCGATGGCGAGCGCCGGGTGATCGCCCGCCTGATGGGTGAAGGCGCGCCTGACGAACCGCGTTTGAAGATCATCGCCACGGGCGGCGGCGCTTTCGTCAACGATGCCACCCGCGCGCTGATCCTGCGCCGCGGCATCGCGGTCTGGCTGGACGCCGAACTCGACACGCTGGTCGAGCGCACCGCCCGCAAGGACAACCGCCCGCTGCTGCGCGGCGGCAACCCGCGCGACATTCTGGGCCGCCTCAAATCCGAGCGCGAGCCCTTCTACGCCCAGGCCCCGATCCATGTGGTGAGCGGCAACATGCCCCATGCCCGCACGCTAACCCGCGTGCTGGCGGCGATCGACCAGTGGCTCGACGCGCCCACCTCGCCTCCTGCCGAAAGCTGA